The following proteins come from a genomic window of Sander vitreus isolate 19-12246 chromosome 14, sanVit1, whole genome shotgun sequence:
- the rp9 gene encoding retinitis pigmentosa 9 protein, which yields MSDRKRRREKDDRRDNKRHKSSKQDFEKLKTHTKKLNQKVQQLKHVETFYEKPPPGLIKEHEDKPEDCIPAEPGNEEARSFLAHAPTKGLWMPLGKEVKVMQCWRCKNYGHRTGDRECPFFIKGNQKLEQFRVAHEDPMYDIIRENKRNEKETRIQQLQQMLQDSTSSNSDSSSSSSSSSSSSSSSDHHRSKKRKKRKDKKKKDKKKRKRKRKHKSSKTSDCSDSD from the exons ATGTCGGACAGAAAGCGAAGAAGAGAGAAGGATGACCGACGAGACAACAAGAGACACAAGTCGTCCAAACAGGATTTTGAgaaactcaaaacacacacgAAAAAACTCAACCAAAAAGTCCAACAACTGAAACACGTTGAGACGTT CTATGAGAAACCTCCACCAGGACTCAtaaag GAGCATGAGGACAAACCAGAGGACTGTATTCCTGCTGAACCAGGAAATGAAGAAGCCAGGAGCTTCCTGGCCCACGCCCCCACCAAAGGGCTGTGGATGCCTCTCGGGAAGGAGGTGAAGGTGATGCAGT GTTGGAGATGCAAGAACTACGGCCACAGGACAGGAGACAGGGAGTGTCCGTTCTTCATCAAAGGCAACCAGAAACTAGAGCAGTTCAGAGTG GCTCATGAAGACCCAATGTACGACATCATTcgggaaaacaaaaggaatGAAAAAGAAACCAG gatccagcagctgcagcagatgCTTCAGGACAGCACTTCCTCCAATTCAgacagctcctcctcctcttcttcttcctcctcttcctcctcctcatctgacCACCATCGAagcaagaaaaggaaaaagaggaaggacaaaaagaagaaagacaagaagaagagaaaaaggaaacgAAAGCACAAGTCCTCCAAAACCAGTGACTGCTCAGATTCAGATTGA
- the rmp24 gene encoding UPF0711 protein C18orf21 homolog produces the protein MKTLPEENSSFLLDASLLYKETCPELSRFFLQWPGETNAPLKQKSSSLLQSTLVCLYCYQWLQPDNHRMRLRPKQRPSARVQSVLHRKARGKRLSLVQKNLLRRFQRSSSVLMATCHACNKTSRHKGMNRDFIATLAKTHSTPGSAAKHKTPQSTHRANTPTPKTPGKDKTPAHTPRSSTSSNTPGSGSSSSKPPSKPKNWVVQRLSKILMREDNQGSKKGGLKDFLSSL, from the exons ATGAAGACTCTTCCTGAAGAAAACTCCAGCTTTTTGTTAGACGCGTCCTTGCTGTATAAAGAAACATGTCCGGAGCTATCGCGGTTCTTCCT GCAGTGGCCTGGGGAGACTAACG CACCACTGAAGCAGAAATCCTCCAGTTTGCTGCAGAGCACCTTGGTTTGTCTGTACTGTTATCAGTGGTTGCAGCCTGACAATCACCGGATGCGGCTGCGGCCCAAGCAGCGTCCATCAGCACGGGTGCAGAGTGTCCTGCACAGAAAGGCCAGGGGCAAACGACTCAGCCTGGTGCAGAAAAACCTGCTCCGACGCTTCCAAAGGTCCTCCTCCGTACTG ATGGCCACCTGCCACGCTTGCAATAAGACATCCAGACACAAAGGAATGAACAGGGACTTTATAGCTACCCTCGCTAAGACCCACAGCACACCAGGGAGCGCTGCCAAACACAAGACCCCACAGTCAACTCACAGAGCCAACACTCCAACCCCCAAGACTCCTGGCAAAGACAAGACGCCTGCTCACACACCTAG GTCCTCCACCTCCTCTAACACTCCAGGGTCAGGCTCTTCTTCTTCCAAGCCTCCCTCTAAACCTAAAAATTGGGTCGTCCAGCGTCTCAGCAAGATACTCATGCGAGAGGACAACCAGGGCAGCAAGAAGGGGGGCTTGAAagattttctctcctctctttga